The following are encoded together in the Scomber scombrus chromosome 7, fScoSco1.1, whole genome shotgun sequence genome:
- the mag gene encoding myelin-associated glycoprotein yields the protein MWCLELLLPLLLIINDANCQWNVWVPRDISAMTNSCVVIPCTFMYPSGIRPYRGIHGIWYFGQPYPQLFPPVVFKSRTDVVHESYNGRTKLLGDLHQRNCTLLINNIGTEHSGRYYFRADLGGANMYTFPDFSELKVLEQPNIDVPEEIVSDESLELTCYAPDNCPDMTPEIQWMYTDYLPDPEFSSDYLEESNTAVLSSTLTFTPRPMHNGQLLGCRVYYPNTTLVYERLISLDIKYAPRSVWVNVSSEVMEGSSVMLHCEVDSNPPSKISWMFGDQELLWDTASNVSLSLDDVTPAQEGIYTCVGDNGYGIMNTSLYLAVKYPPREPLVNDSMTVQEGTSLSLHCSTQGSPAPTLTWLKDGELVGTITADELSVLEIVEITPQGDGQYRCLAENEHGRASSSLNITVEYAPVLLEESKCTVVREGVQCVCMATGNPEPTIEFYLPDQNITINETDGRYNFYTHTDGHTSTGMIKLREKGERVNNGGPAVNVHCSIYNTYGRESVLLELQQEKKYMMAVIVGTIGGVAVIAFIIAAVRYVGHNNKKENGNPRQDVVLENPALYYSAVKKDKQNLRKKVLKTELLGSKFNSILEETTGEDGDYQHVGSLAELERQELNYAALEFIGARSREGASGRGDDGSNYTEIKAK from the exons ATGTGGTGTTTGGAGCTGCTCTTACCACTTCTGTTGATCATCAATG ATGCCAATTGTCAGTGGAATGTTTGGGTACCTCGGGACATCTCGGCCATGACCAACTCCTGTGTTGTCATCCCGTGCACCTTCATGTATCCGTCTGGTATCAGGCCGTACCGTGGCATTCATGGTATCTGGTACTTCGGCCAGCCCTACCCTCAACTTTTCCCTCCCGTAGTCTTCAAATCACGCACAGACGTTGTGCATGAGAGCTACAACGGCCGTACCAAGCTGCTGGGTGACCTGCACCAGAGGAACTGCACTCTGCTCATCAACAACATTGGCACAGAGCACTCAGGGAGATACTACTTTCGTGCTGACCTCGGTGGAGCAAACATGTACACATTCCCAGACTTTTCTGAGCTCAAAGTTCTGG aACAACCTAACATCGACGTCCCAGAGGAGATTGTCAGTGATGAGAGTCTGGAGTTGACATGTTACGCTCCTGACAACTGTCCTGACATGACTCCAGAAATCCAGTGGATGTACACCGACTACCTACCTGACCCCGAGTTCAGCTCTGACTACCTGGAGGAGAGCAACACAGCGGTACTCTCCAGCACCCTGACCTTTACACCCAGACCAATGCACAATGGGCAGCTCCTGGGCTGCAGGGTGTACTACCCCAACACCACATTGGTCTACGAGAGGCTAATTTCTCTAGACATCAAGT ATGCTCCACGCTCAGTGTGGGTGAATGTCTCCTCTGAGGTGATGGAGGGTAGCTCTGTGATGCTGCACTGTGAGGTGGACAGTAACCCTCCTTCCAAGATCTCCTGGATGTTTGGAGACCAGGAGCTGCTGTGGGACACGGCGTCCAacgtctccctctctctggaTGATGTGACGCCTGCACAAGAGGGGATCTACACCTGTGTTGGGGACAACGGCTATGGCATCATGAACACTTCACTCTACCTGGCTGTCAAGT acCCTCCCCGTGAGCCCCTTGTAAACGACTCTATGACAGTACAAGAGGGAACCTCACTGTCCCTGCACTGCAGCACACAGGGCAGCCCGGCCCCGACCCTCACCTGGCTGAAGGATGGAGAGCTGGTTGGCACCATAACTGCAGATGAGCTGTCAGTGCTGGAGATTGTGGAGATCACACCACAGGGAGATGGACAGTACCGATGCCTGGCTGAGAACGAGCATGGACGGGCCAGCAGCTCCTTAAACATCACTGTTGAGT ATGCCCCGGTCCTTCTGGAGGAGTCCAAGTGCACAGTGGTGAGGGAAGGTGTCCAGTGTGTCTGCATGGCCACAGGAAACCCTGAACCCACCATCGAGTTCTACCTGCCTGACCAGAACATCACCATCAACGAAACAGACGGCCGGTACaacttctacacacacacagatggacacaCCTCCACCGGTATGATCAAGCTGCGGGAAAAAGGCGAGCGTGTCAACAACGGTGGACCAGCTGTTAACGTCCACTGCAGCATCTACAACACGTATGGAAGAGAGAGTGTACTTCTGGAGCTACAGCAGGAGA aaaaGTACATGATGGCAGTTATAGTTGGCACCATCGGAGGAGTGGCGGTCATAGCCTTCATCATTGCAGCAGTGAGATACGTTGGCCACAACAACAAGAA AGAGAATGGCAACCCTAGGCAGGACGTGGTCCTGGAGAACCCAGCTTTGTACTACAGCGCAGTCAAGAAGGACAAACAAAATCTGAGGAAGAAAGTG CTTAAGACAGAGCTGTTGGGCTCAAAGTTTAACTCCATTCTAGAGGAGACTACG GGAGAAGACGGGGATTATCAACATGTGGGCTCTTTGGCAGAACTGGAGAGGCAAGAGCTGAATTACGCTGCTTTGGAGTTTATCGGGGCCAGGTCCAGGGAGGGGGCCTCAGGGAGGGGGGATGACGGCAGCAACTACACGGAAATCAAAGCCAAATGA